In Agromyces sp. G08B096, a genomic segment contains:
- a CDS encoding ABC transporter ATP-binding protein: protein MTSGDDRVVAEAATGGVVVTGLTLSFGRGENRKQILRGVDLTVPAGRITGLAGESGSGKTMTGLAICGLLPAGADVGGSIRFEGTELVGMPQRGMNRLRGAKIAMIFQDPTASLHPMLTIEGQLIDHYRHHTGAGRRAARARALEVLELVAVPQPETALRKYPHQFSGGQLQRIAIASALMCEPAVLIADEPTTALDVTVQAGILRLLRRLCDELGIAVILVTHDLGVMSALADTIAVMRDGEVVEHGDRHQVITAPRHPYTTALIDALPESAARPEAPRSEVTP, encoded by the coding sequence ATGACATCCGGCGACGACCGCGTGGTCGCCGAGGCGGCGACCGGCGGCGTGGTCGTCACCGGCCTCACCCTGAGTTTCGGCCGCGGCGAGAACCGGAAGCAGATCCTGCGCGGTGTCGATCTCACCGTGCCCGCCGGCCGCATCACGGGCCTCGCAGGCGAGTCGGGATCGGGCAAGACGATGACCGGCCTCGCGATCTGCGGTCTGCTGCCCGCGGGCGCCGACGTCGGCGGCAGCATCCGCTTCGAGGGCACCGAACTCGTGGGCATGCCGCAGCGCGGCATGAACCGGCTGCGCGGTGCGAAGATCGCCATGATCTTCCAAGACCCGACCGCGAGCCTGCACCCGATGCTCACCATCGAGGGCCAGCTCATCGACCACTACCGCCACCACACCGGGGCGGGCCGGCGGGCCGCCAGGGCTCGGGCGCTCGAGGTCCTCGAGCTGGTGGCCGTGCCGCAGCCCGAGACGGCGCTCCGGAAGTACCCGCACCAGTTCTCCGGCGGGCAGCTGCAGCGCATCGCCATCGCCTCGGCGTTGATGTGCGAACCGGCGGTGCTCATCGCCGACGAGCCGACGACCGCGCTCGACGTGACGGTCCAGGCCGGCATCCTCCGGCTCCTCCGCCGGCTGTGCGACGAGCTCGGCATCGCCGTCATCCTCGTCACCCACGACCTCGGGGTCATGTCGGCGCTCGCCGACACGATCGCGGTCATGCGCGACGGCGAGGTCGTCGAGCACGGCGACCGGCATCAGGTCATCACGGCCCCGAGGCATCCGTATACGACGGCGCTGATCGACGCCCTGCCGGAATCGGCGGCGCGGCCGGAGGCGCCCCGAAGCGAGGTCACCCCATGA
- a CDS encoding alpha-hydroxy-acid oxidizing protein gives MARLDTSRGFARAVQSAIYRAGISGRRPAVPTSPAALEQAARRALGAEAFAYLAGGAGGEHTMAANLDAFARWQVVPRVLRDVAERDLSIELLGRRRATPLLLSALGVMELAHADADVAVGRAAAALGVPYVLSNQASRPMEEVADAMGDAARWFQLYWSSSDELNASFLRRAEACGCEAVVITLDTHLLGWRTRDLDLGFLPFTRGQGIAQYSSDPVFAELVRARVASGAVGDPDAPPVKVTLQAVRAALDIARAGRRAGLVDGGLTAAMRSALPRAAVETFLDVFADPTLTWERVARVRDLTDLPVVLKGVVHPDDADRAVEAGMDGIVVSNHGGRQVDRSVPTLAVLPEIVERVAGRVPVILDSGVRSGADAVIALALGATAVGLGRPYAYGLAVAGATGVSEVLRNVIAELDVTLALAGCTSVAELGPEVLRAA, from the coding sequence ATGGCGCGACTCGATACCTCGCGCGGGTTCGCCCGCGCCGTGCAGTCGGCGATCTACCGGGCGGGCATCTCCGGCCGACGCCCTGCCGTGCCCACGTCGCCGGCCGCACTCGAGCAGGCCGCGCGCCGGGCGCTCGGCGCCGAGGCGTTCGCCTACCTGGCGGGCGGCGCCGGCGGCGAGCACACCATGGCCGCGAACCTCGACGCCTTCGCGCGCTGGCAGGTGGTCCCGCGCGTCCTCCGCGATGTCGCCGAGCGCGATCTGTCGATCGAGCTCCTGGGCCGCCGCCGTGCGACGCCGTTGCTGTTGTCCGCCCTCGGCGTGATGGAGCTCGCCCATGCCGACGCCGACGTCGCCGTCGGCCGGGCGGCCGCGGCACTCGGCGTGCCGTACGTGCTGTCCAACCAGGCTTCCCGGCCGATGGAGGAGGTCGCCGACGCCATGGGCGACGCCGCCAGGTGGTTCCAGCTCTACTGGAGCTCCTCCGACGAGCTGAACGCGTCGTTCCTCCGGCGGGCCGAGGCGTGCGGCTGCGAGGCCGTCGTCATCACCCTCGACACGCACCTGCTCGGCTGGCGGACCCGTGACCTCGACCTCGGCTTCCTGCCGTTCACGCGCGGGCAGGGCATCGCGCAGTACAGCTCCGACCCCGTCTTCGCGGAGCTCGTCCGCGCGCGCGTCGCGTCGGGTGCCGTCGGCGATCCGGATGCCCCTCCCGTGAAGGTCACCCTGCAGGCGGTCCGGGCCGCCCTCGACATCGCGCGCGCCGGCCGGCGTGCCGGGCTCGTCGACGGCGGGCTCACCGCCGCCATGCGGTCGGCGCTGCCGCGCGCCGCCGTCGAGACCTTCCTCGACGTGTTCGCCGACCCGACCCTGACGTGGGAGCGCGTCGCCCGCGTGCGCGATCTCACCGACCTGCCCGTCGTGCTCAAGGGCGTCGTGCACCCGGATGACGCCGACCGGGCCGTCGAGGCGGGCATGGACGGCATTGTCGTCTCCAACCACGGCGGACGCCAGGTCGACCGCTCCGTGCCGACGCTCGCCGTGCTGCCCGAGATCGTGGAGCGCGTCGCCGGCCGGGTGCCGGTGATCCTCGACTCGGGCGTCCGCAGCGGTGCCGACGCGGTCATCGCCCTCGCCCTCGGCGCCACCGCGGTCGGGCTCGGTCGCCCCTACGCGTACGGGCTCGCCGTGGCCGGGGCGACCGGGGTCAGCGAGGTGCTGCGCAACGTCATCGCCGAGCTCGACGTGACGCTCGCGCTCGCCGGATGCACGTCCGTCGCGGAGCTCGGACCGGAGGTGCTGCGCGCGGCCTGA
- a CDS encoding ABC transporter permease yields the protein MSGGTVSDVLVAQTRWKGRFRVAKQLRTPLAITGAVIVALWIVIAVTAVWIRPYDPLAQDFPRLQPPSAEHWFGTDQVGRDVLSRVITGAQVSLPLALLLVLFAMLIGSVLGAIAGYFGKAIDETIMRIADLVFAFPTIILAMVIAAALGPSLANAVIAMLIVSWPAYSRVTRSLVLGARTSEYVIAGRLLGNGPFTSLRKDILPNVVSPVVVLATLDVGTAILLLSGLSFLGLGAVPPTPDWGAMVAEGVQNFSSWWIAVFPGLAILSVVLAFNFLGDALRDALDPRSQEAVQGRAL from the coding sequence ATGAGCGGCGGCACCGTGAGCGACGTCCTCGTCGCCCAGACGCGCTGGAAGGGGCGCTTCCGCGTGGCGAAGCAGCTGCGCACGCCGCTCGCGATCACCGGCGCGGTCATCGTCGCCCTCTGGATCGTGATCGCCGTGACGGCGGTCTGGATCCGCCCGTACGACCCGCTCGCGCAGGACTTCCCGCGCCTGCAGCCGCCGAGCGCCGAACACTGGTTCGGCACCGACCAGGTGGGCCGGGACGTGCTCTCGCGCGTCATCACCGGCGCCCAGGTGTCGCTTCCGCTCGCGCTGCTGCTCGTGCTGTTCGCGATGCTGATCGGCTCGGTGCTCGGCGCGATCGCCGGCTACTTCGGCAAGGCGATCGACGAGACGATCATGCGCATCGCCGACCTGGTCTTCGCGTTCCCCACGATCATCCTGGCGATGGTGATCGCCGCCGCGCTCGGGCCGAGCCTCGCGAACGCCGTGATCGCGATGCTCATCGTCTCGTGGCCCGCGTACTCCCGCGTCACGCGGTCGCTCGTGCTCGGCGCGCGGACGTCAGAGTACGTCATCGCCGGCCGGCTCCTCGGCAACGGCCCGTTCACCTCGCTCCGGAAGGACATCCTCCCGAACGTGGTCTCACCGGTCGTCGTGCTCGCCACGCTCGATGTCGGCACGGCGATCCTGCTGCTCTCCGGGCTCAGCTTCCTCGGCCTCGGTGCCGTGCCGCCGACGCCGGACTGGGGAGCGATGGTGGCCGAAGGGGTGCAGAACTTCTCGTCGTGGTGGATCGCGGTCTTCCCGGGCCTCGCGATCCTCAGCGTCGTGCTCGCGTTCAACTTCCTCGGCGATGCGCTGCGCGACGCGCTCGACCCGAGATCCCAGGAAGCCGTACAGGGGAGGGCGCTGTGA
- a CDS encoding ABC transporter substrate-binding protein, which yields MSPSFRRRGRLVAAAGLTVAAALGVSACSSAAPTESGSGSSLVVDASFDLKTADPNREYETTGSIVAKALYETLLTFDGDDVTTPVDGLASYEMNADNTVLTLTMKEGRTFSDGSEVTVDDAVFSLQRVQGLKGNPSFLLDGVTIEKTSDTTLTLTSATPNPALPFILPNPALGVVNQDVVEENGGSTTPDDAAESFLNTESAGSGPYVLESFDAASQVVFTANPEYSGDKPAYERIVLRNVQGPTQKLNVEAGDSQVALDLNPDQVAELDTSKVSIIANPSRYMIFLLLNQDPSVSTVTSDPAFLEAVKLGIDYDKIVELAGEGSVRPGGFIPSIFNGALDAADGNQYDPDAAAAALAESGYAGEEVTLNFPNDITVQGLSLQSVAESIQAQLKEVGITITLAPAPVATELDAYRDGKETIGLWYWGPDFPDPSNYLAFTPGELVGLRAGWAAGADPTVTDLAAAAVAATDPAARATAYEELQKAQNASGPFIPLLQPAQNVVTAPSITTVPLNPTWTVDLAGIE from the coding sequence TTGTCACCTTCGTTCCGCCGTCGCGGCCGCCTGGTCGCTGCCGCCGGTCTGACCGTCGCCGCGGCGCTCGGGGTCAGCGCCTGCTCGTCCGCCGCGCCGACCGAATCCGGTTCCGGCTCCTCGCTCGTGGTCGACGCCTCGTTCGACCTGAAGACCGCCGACCCCAACCGCGAGTACGAGACCACGGGCTCGATCGTCGCCAAGGCGCTCTACGAGACGCTGCTCACCTTCGACGGCGACGACGTCACCACGCCGGTCGACGGGCTCGCGAGCTACGAGATGAACGCCGACAACACCGTCCTCACCCTCACGATGAAGGAGGGCCGCACGTTCTCCGACGGCTCGGAGGTGACCGTCGACGACGCCGTGTTCTCACTGCAGCGGGTGCAGGGCCTGAAGGGCAACCCGTCGTTCCTCCTCGACGGCGTGACGATCGAGAAGACGTCCGACACGACGCTGACGCTCACCTCGGCGACGCCGAACCCCGCGCTGCCGTTCATCCTGCCGAACCCCGCCCTCGGCGTCGTCAACCAGGACGTCGTCGAGGAGAACGGCGGCAGCACCACCCCGGACGACGCCGCCGAGTCGTTCCTCAACACGGAGTCGGCCGGTTCGGGCCCGTACGTGCTGGAGTCCTTCGACGCCGCCTCCCAGGTCGTGTTCACGGCGAACCCCGAGTACTCGGGCGACAAGCCGGCATACGAGCGCATCGTGCTGCGCAACGTGCAGGGCCCCACGCAGAAGCTCAACGTCGAGGCCGGCGATTCGCAGGTCGCGCTCGACCTGAACCCCGACCAGGTCGCCGAGCTCGACACCTCCAAGGTGTCGATCATCGCCAACCCGTCGCGGTACATGATCTTCCTGCTGCTCAACCAGGACCCGTCGGTCAGCACGGTCACGAGCGACCCCGCGTTCCTCGAGGCCGTCAAGCTCGGCATCGACTACGACAAGATCGTCGAGCTCGCGGGCGAGGGCTCGGTGCGCCCCGGCGGATTCATCCCCTCGATCTTCAACGGCGCGCTCGATGCCGCAGACGGCAACCAGTACGACCCCGACGCCGCGGCCGCCGCGCTCGCCGAGTCGGGGTACGCGGGCGAAGAGGTCACCCTCAACTTCCCGAACGACATCACGGTGCAGGGCCTGTCGCTCCAGAGCGTCGCCGAGTCGATCCAGGCGCAGCTGAAGGAGGTCGGCATCACGATCACGCTGGCTCCCGCTCCGGTCGCGACCGAGCTCGACGCCTACCGCGACGGCAAGGAGACCATCGGGCTCTGGTACTGGGGCCCCGACTTCCCCGACCCCTCGAACTACCTCGCGTTCACCCCGGGTGAGCTCGTCGGCCTCCGTGCGGGCTGGGCTGCCGGCGCCGACCCGACCGTCACCGACCTCGCGGCGGCCGCCGTGGCCGCGACCGACCCCGCGGCCCGAGCGACCGCGTACGAGGAGCTGCAGAAGGCGCAGAACGCCAGCGGGCCGTTCATCCCGCTGCTGCAGCCGGCGCAGAACGTGGTCACCGCGCCGTCGATCACGACCGTGCCGCTGAACCCCACGTGGACCGTCGACCTTGCCGGAATCGAGTAA
- a CDS encoding ABC transporter permease, whose amino-acid sequence MPESSKTAPAERGARAGLHPLARYLGVRLGLTVLLLFGVTLVTFTLTNLVPADPVQAALGEQAAADPEIVAQFRADAGLDQPLPVQYVTYLGNLLQGELGTSQQTRQPVADDLGKAFPATAELAIAAILISIVIGVGLGLWAALRRRTVTDQAIRVVSLIGISVPSFWLALVVYFVFFSQLHWFPGSGRLSPAAIPPPKVTGMYTVDAALAGQWATFGDAVAHLALPAAVLALYTIGLLTRFARSAILEVLDLDYVRAARAKGLPGRVVVSRYVLRGALVPILTVLGVAFGSLLSGTVLVEKVYSWHGLGEYAYSAATKLDLPAIMGVGLIVGCVYIGLNFVIDVLYGVIDPRVRVA is encoded by the coding sequence TTGCCGGAATCGAGTAAGACGGCCCCGGCCGAGCGTGGCGCGCGAGCGGGTCTGCACCCGCTCGCGCGCTATCTCGGCGTGCGCCTCGGCCTGACCGTCCTGCTGCTCTTCGGCGTGACGCTCGTCACGTTCACCCTGACCAACCTCGTGCCGGCCGATCCGGTGCAGGCCGCGCTCGGCGAGCAGGCCGCCGCCGACCCCGAGATCGTGGCGCAGTTCCGGGCAGACGCCGGCCTCGACCAGCCGCTGCCCGTGCAGTACGTCACCTACCTCGGAAACCTGCTCCAGGGCGAGCTCGGCACCTCGCAGCAGACGCGCCAGCCCGTCGCGGACGATCTCGGCAAGGCGTTCCCGGCGACGGCCGAGCTCGCCATCGCTGCCATCCTCATCTCCATCGTGATCGGCGTCGGCCTCGGGCTCTGGGCCGCGCTCCGCCGCCGGACCGTGACCGACCAGGCGATCCGGGTCGTCAGCCTCATCGGCATCTCGGTACCGTCGTTCTGGCTGGCGCTCGTGGTCTACTTCGTCTTCTTCTCGCAGCTGCACTGGTTCCCCGGGTCGGGCCGGCTGTCACCCGCCGCCATCCCGCCGCCCAAGGTCACCGGCATGTACACGGTGGATGCCGCGCTCGCCGGTCAATGGGCCACGTTCGGCGACGCCGTCGCCCATCTCGCGCTGCCGGCGGCGGTGCTGGCGCTCTACACGATCGGCCTGCTCACGAGGTTCGCGCGGTCGGCCATCCTCGAGGTGCTCGACCTCGACTACGTCCGCGCCGCGCGTGCCAAGGGACTGCCGGGTCGGGTCGTCGTCTCCCGGTACGTGCTGCGGGGCGCGCTCGTGCCGATCCTCACGGTGCTGGGCGTCGCCTTCGGCTCGCTGCTGTCGGGCACCGTGCTCGTCGAGAAGGTCTACTCCTGGCACGGCCTCGGCGAATACGCCTACTCCGCCGCCACGAAGCTCGACCTGCCGGCGATCATGGGCGTCGGGCTCATCGTGGGCTGCGTGTACATCGGGCTGAACTTCGTCATCGACGTCCTCTACGGCGTCATCGACCCGAGGGTGAGGGTGGCATGA
- a CDS encoding Lrp/AsnC family transcriptional regulator — translation MQLDDTHVRMLELLREDGRTSVAALAERLGISRSNAYARYEALLRDGVIRGVHADIDPTAVGLGVAAMVFITLRQSQWADFRARLGSVPELEYFAVTTGEHDAMLLVRAHDVAAIHELVATRLAQWPSIKATTTVFLMDEERSDVSLRMTRSAASSVEDSGERFGMTRFVRTSDERAQRVPDRRRR, via the coding sequence ATGCAACTCGATGACACGCACGTTCGCATGCTGGAGCTCCTGCGCGAGGACGGGCGAACCTCCGTCGCCGCGCTCGCGGAGCGACTCGGCATCTCGCGATCGAACGCCTACGCACGGTACGAGGCGCTGCTCCGCGACGGCGTCATCCGCGGTGTCCACGCCGACATCGACCCCACGGCCGTCGGGCTCGGCGTCGCCGCCATGGTGTTCATCACGCTGCGCCAGAGCCAGTGGGCGGACTTCCGCGCGCGGCTGGGCTCGGTGCCGGAGCTCGAGTACTTCGCGGTCACCACCGGCGAGCACGACGCCATGCTCCTCGTCCGCGCCCACGACGTCGCGGCCATCCACGAGCTGGTGGCGACCCGGCTGGCGCAGTGGCCGTCGATCAAGGCGACGACCACCGTCTTCCTCATGGACGAGGAACGCTCCGACGTGTCGCTGCGGATGACCCGGTCTGCGGCCTCATCGGTCGAGGACTCGGGCGAGCGGTTCGGAATGACGCGATTCGTGCGCACGAGCGACGAGCGCGCGCAGCGCGTGCCCGATCGGCGTCGCCGCTGA
- a CDS encoding aminopeptidase P family protein — translation MRPAPFTFRDPRTQPLPDTDEFRRALASDWGPVDRTATVAPGAAAAAARHRADLGAELPGRTLVIASGRAKVRANDTEFDFRPDSDFVWLTSCLAEAAVLIMRPAAGAHDAVLYLPEPIGPGTPGFSADPLRGELWIGPAAGLAEWSAALDLPVRSIDELPGALDALPADAWLAGADEPAIGDRFVRPAELAIALSAAKLVKDDWEIAQLRDAVDATVGGFRAVVAELPAAMDFGGERWLQATFERHARTFGNGVGYSTIVGSGAHAPTLHWTRCDGPVRAGEVVLIDAGVEARTLYTADVTRTLPADGTYTPAQREVHALVERAHREALAQVRPGKTFRDMRSTAYEWIATGLHELGILRVSVDEAMSPTGQQHRRYLPSGTGHHLGLDVHDCARIGDERYLDDPLRPGAVLTVEPGLYFQANDLTVPPELRGIGVRIEDDVLVTPSGNEVLSAALPSDAAGIEAWMRG, via the coding sequence ATGCGTCCAGCGCCGTTCACCTTCCGCGATCCCCGCACCCAGCCGCTTCCGGACACCGACGAGTTCCGTCGCGCCCTCGCCTCCGACTGGGGGCCGGTGGATCGCACGGCAACGGTGGCGCCAGGGGCCGCCGCGGCGGCCGCGCGCCATCGCGCCGACCTCGGGGCGGAGCTCCCGGGCCGGACCCTGGTGATCGCCTCGGGACGCGCCAAGGTCCGCGCGAACGACACCGAGTTCGACTTCCGGCCCGACAGCGACTTCGTCTGGCTGACCTCGTGCCTCGCCGAGGCCGCCGTGCTCATCATGCGGCCCGCGGCGGGCGCGCATGACGCGGTCCTCTACCTGCCCGAGCCGATCGGACCCGGCACACCAGGGTTCTCGGCCGACCCGCTTCGCGGCGAGCTGTGGATCGGCCCAGCCGCGGGCCTCGCCGAATGGTCGGCCGCGCTCGACCTGCCCGTTCGGTCGATCGACGAGCTCCCCGGCGCACTCGACGCGCTGCCCGCGGACGCCTGGCTCGCCGGCGCCGACGAACCCGCGATCGGCGACCGCTTCGTCCGCCCGGCCGAGCTCGCGATCGCCCTGTCGGCCGCGAAGCTCGTCAAGGACGACTGGGAGATCGCCCAGCTCCGCGACGCGGTGGACGCCACCGTCGGCGGGTTCCGCGCGGTTGTCGCCGAGCTGCCCGCCGCGATGGACTTCGGCGGCGAGCGCTGGCTGCAGGCGACCTTCGAACGGCATGCGCGCACCTTCGGCAACGGGGTCGGCTACTCCACCATCGTGGGCAGCGGCGCGCACGCGCCCACCCTGCACTGGACCCGCTGCGACGGCCCGGTCCGCGCGGGCGAGGTCGTGCTCATCGACGCTGGCGTCGAGGCGCGCACGCTCTACACCGCGGATGTCACGCGCACCCTGCCCGCGGACGGCACCTACACGCCGGCGCAGCGCGAGGTCCACGCCCTCGTCGAGCGCGCCCACCGCGAGGCGCTCGCCCAGGTACGGCCGGGCAAGACCTTCCGCGACATGCGCAGCACCGCCTACGAGTGGATCGCGACCGGCCTGCACGAGCTCGGCATCCTGCGCGTCTCGGTCGACGAGGCGATGTCGCCGACCGGCCAGCAGCACCGCCGGTACCTCCCGAGCGGCACGGGCCATCACCTCGGACTCGACGTGCACGACTGCGCCCGGATCGGCGACGAGCGCTACCTCGACGACCCGCTCCGCCCGGGTGCGGTGCTGACCGTCGAGCCCGGGCTCTACTTCCAGGCGAACGACCTGACCGTGCCGCCCGAGCTGCGCGGCATCGGCGTCCGCATCGAAGACGACGTGCTGGTCACGCCGTCGGGCAACGAGGTGCTGTCGGCGGCGCTGCCGTCCGACGCCGCGGGCATCGAGGCGTGGATGCGGGGCTGA